The Euphorbia lathyris chromosome 8, ddEupLath1.1, whole genome shotgun sequence genome has a window encoding:
- the LOC136202720 gene encoding probable serine/threonine-protein kinase PBL7, protein MKKVVKDMQKLHIVQQNANTWECCRMLDGVNEIHQSTYNLREKRVKYWQTSKWHRTRAMEALRQSQATIGFKSSIGEDNVIIVLPYLQLNMATSNFGEKNLIGKFQFGRVFRGVRAGKKVTVKIWETIKGENVYDEANELRLRDEISLLQHPDLLSHPNVVKMIGYSLDEGKIGAVYDLDPQDSLYNLAPKDEFSWLQRMKVIYEFANLLVYLHAATPPHLPYRVGNIDAAHIILDKEYSPKFVDFGMTVGGIILSTRASRMKRLWARMGYIDMDEGNHFEARDIFGFGCIILCLIHKRVPSVDFIPRIEVEEDHEEHLRSGNSNGFSYVHKSLKGEQGFNENDGVEITKLGRECVDICAWQRPSMEDVVKRLKKLHVIKKMGIKKLH, encoded by the exons ATGAAAAAAGTTGTTAAAGACATGCAGAAATTGCATATTGTTCAACAAAATGCGAATACTTGGGAGTGCTGCCGGATGCTTGATGGGGTTAACGAGATCCACCAATCAACGTACAATCTGAGGGAAAAGCGAG TGAAATATTGGCAAACATCGAAATGGCATCGGACCCGCGCAATGGAAGCCTTAAGACAAAGCCAAGCAA CTATAGGTTTCAAATCTTCAATTGGTGAAGATAATGTGATTATAGTTTTACCTTATCTACAATTGAATATGGCTACTAGCAATTTTGGAGAAAAGAATCTCATTGGAAAGTTTCAATTTGGAAGAGTGTTTCGTGGAGTGAGAGCTGGAAAAAAGGTGACTGTGAAGATATGGGAAACCATTAAAGGTGAGAATGTCTATGATGAGGCTAATGAATTGCGGTTAAGG GATGAAATTTCTTTACTTCAACACCCCGATCTGTTAAGTCATCCtaatgtggtgaagatgattgGATATTCCTTAGATGAAGGAAAAATTGGTGCTGTTTATGATTTGGATCCACAGGATAGTCTATATAATCTTGCACCCAAAG ACGAGTTCAGTTGGCTTCAGAGAATGAAGGTTATTTATGAATTTGCCAACCTGCTTGTGTATCTTCATGCTGCAACTCCGCCGCATTTGCCCTATAGAGTTGGCAACATTGATGCTGCGCATATAATACTCGACAAG GAGTACAGCCCAAAATTCGTTGATTTTGGGATGACTGTTGGTGGAATCATTCTTAGCACCCGAGCATCAAGAATGAAGCGTCTCTGGGCACGCATGGGTTACATTGATATGGATGAAG GAAATCACTTTGAAGCACGAGATATTTTTGGATTTGGTTGCATAATCCTGTGTTTGATACACAAAAGGGTTCCGTCAGTAGATTTTATTCCCCGGATTGAAGTGGAAGAAGATCATGAAGAGCACTTGAGAAGTGGAAATTCAAATGGATTTTCATATGTGCACAAAAGCCTAAAAGGGGAGCAGGGTTTCAATGAGAATGATGGAGTTGAAATTACAAAGTTGGGGAGGGAGTGCGTAGATATTTGTGCTTGGCAGCGTCCATCAATGGAGGATGTTGTCAAGAGATTGAAGAAGTTACATGTTATTAAAAAAATGGGCATCAAGAAATTACATTAG
- the LOC136202719 gene encoding ubiquitin-conjugating enzyme E2 11-like isoform X2, protein MNGPPNTPYEGGVFIVQMDFPVDFPSTPPVVIFRTKIYHPNIGPLGHVSMPQLLDRPAHSIATLLWNIYGLLVEPFIKGPFLGRERIAKRYISNRASYVATARRWTEEHAVDI, encoded by the exons ATGAatggccctccaaacaccccttatgaaggaggtgtattcatagtccaaatggacttccctgtcgatttcccctccacacctccagtt gtcatattcaggaccaaaatttaccatcctaatatcggtcccttggggcatgtttctatgccccagctacttgatcgccctgcccatagtattgccacg ctgctgtggaatatttatggactgctggtagagcccttcattAAGGGGCCATTTCTTGGCCGAGAGCGAATTGCTAAACGATACATCAGCAACAGGGCAAGTTATGTAGCAACTGccaggagatggactgaagagcatgcagtggatatatga